One genomic segment of Erythrolamprus reginae isolate rEryReg1 chromosome 2, rEryReg1.hap1, whole genome shotgun sequence includes these proteins:
- the NANOS3 gene encoding nanos homolog 3, translating to MSPATFQPWRDYLQLAKLVERMSRCGPSGEEPGLQAAELSPEQQRDRQLFPRQQQRQPMDQPPTAPRKWDELSCSFCRQNGESRSIYASHRLKNEAGLVECPILRKYKCPQCGASEDFAHTKKFCPLTKQGYASVYTSCIRNSAGKKKKKAS from the exons ATGAGTCCAGCCACTTTCCAACCCTGGAGGGATTATTTGCAGCTGGCCAAGCTGGTGGAGCGGATGAGCCGGTGCGGCCCCTCCGGAGAAGAGCCCGGACTGCAGGCGGCGGAACTGTCGCCGGAGCAGCAGCGAGACCGCCAACTTTTCCCGCGGCAGCAGCAACGGCAGCCAATGGACCAGCCTCCGACCGCGCCGCGTAAGTGGGATGAGCTGAGCTGCTCCTTCTGCAGGCAGAACGGCGAGTCGCGCTCCATCTACGCCTCGCATCGGCTGAAGAACGAAGCCGGCCTCGTGGAGTGCCCGATCCTGAGAAAATACAAGTGTCCTCAGTGCGGCGCGTCGGAAGATTTCGCCCACACGAAGAAGTTTTGCCCTTTAACCAAGCAGGGCTACGCGTCCGTCTACACCAGCTGCATCAGGAACTCCGCgggcaagaagaaaaaaaag gCATCATAA